The Euphorbia lathyris chromosome 2, ddEupLath1.1, whole genome shotgun sequence genome includes a window with the following:
- the LOC136218547 gene encoding putative ribosomal large subunit pseudouridine synthase SVR1, chloroplastic — protein MVVVAAFSSSLHIHHFAFSNSSLSLLKSFRLLPRIYCSLSSSSSPSLEFNISFAPPKPKPKPKLPPSQLSALDNDGSAQLFIPWIVRDEDGNFKLQSHPPARLIHALADAKTEPKKKKTRENAVSVKYPGGATTAGPERNLSKAARRFYNENFRELPQRLSKVLAASGVASRRNCEELIFEGKVTVNGSVCNTPQTRVDPARDVIYVNGNRLPKKLPPKVYLALNKPKGYICSSGKEESKSVMSLFDDFLKSWNQRNSGLPKPRLFTVGRLDVATTGLIIVTNDGDFAQALAHPSFRLTKEYIAAVEGSVSKRHLIALSDGTVVEGVHCTPDSVELLPRQADVSRARLRIVVHEGRNHEVRELVKNAGLEVYSLKRVRIGGYRLPSDLGIGKHVELKQSDLKTMGWKGSKVE, from the exons ATGGTAGTAGTTGCAGCATTTTCATCTTCTCTCCACATCCACCACTTCGCCTTCTCCaattcctctctttctcttctcaAATCTTTCCGTCTACTCCCCCGCATATATTGCTCTTTGTCATCATCTTCCTCTCCTTCTcttgaattcaatatctcctttgCCCCTCCaaaacccaaacccaaacccaaactACCTCCGTCTCAACTCTCCGCCTTAGACAATGACGGCTCTGCTCAGCTCTTCATTCCGTGGATTGTTCGCGATGAGGATGGCAATTTTAAACTCCAGTCCCATCCGCCTGCGCGTCTCATTCACGCTCTCGCTGATGCCAAAACGgagccgaagaagaagaagaccagGGAAAATGCTGTCAGTGTAAAGTACCCGGGTGGAGCAACCACTGCGGGTCCTGAACGGAATCTGTCCAAGGCTGCCCGGAGGTTTTACAATGAGAATTTTAGGGAGCTGCCGCAGCGTCTCAGCAAGGTTCTCGCCGCCTCTGGAG TTGCGTCAAGAAGGAATTGCGAAGAGCTTATTTTCGAAGGTAAAGTGACTGTTAATGGTTCTGTGTGCAACACTCCTCAG ACTAGAGTTGATCCTGCAAGGGATGTCATTTATGTCAATGGAAATCGCCTTCCCAAGAAATTGCCTCCGAAAGTGTATCTTGCTCTCAACAAGCCAAAAGG GTACATTTGTTCATCTGGGAAGGAAGAATCTAAGTCTGTGATGAGCCTATTTGATGACTTTTTGAAGAGCTGG AATCAAAGAAATTCAGGACTGCCTAAACCTCGATTATTTACTGTTGGACGACTTGATGTTGCCACGACTGGATTGATTATTGTGACTAATGATG GAGATTTTGCTCAAGCTCTTGCACATCCCTCATTTAGACTAACAAAGGA ATACATTGCAGCCGTGGAGGGCTCAGTAAGCAAGCGGCATTTGATAGCCCTTAGTGACGGAACTGTTGTTGAAGGTGTCCATTGCACTCCAGATTCTGTAGAGCTACTTCCACGACAGGCAGATGTTTCAAGAGCTCGCCTTCGTATAGTG GTTCATGAAGGGAGGAACCATGAAGTTCGAGAACTTGTAAAGAATGCTGGATTAGAG GTTTACTCGTTGAAGCGTGTACGAATTGGTGGTTATAGGCTTCCATCAGATCTTGG GATTGGGAAGCATGTTGAACTAAAACAATCTGATCTGAAGACAATGGGATGGAAGGGTTcaaaagttgagtga